The nucleotide sequence GTGTTGGTATTGGTGAGCGTTCTGCTTTCGCGAAGCAATATCGAAGGAATCGACAAATCCTTTTCATCCCTTTACGCCGATCGGCTGATTCCAACCACCGACATTGTCTATCTGACGGAAAGCCTGTACCAAAAGCGGTTGCTAATGGAAAAGCAGTTTATGGCGCGGGAAGAAAATTCTTGGGAGAATGTCAGCAGCCAGCTGCACGCCCATAACCAGCGGATCGATTCGCTGGTGGGGGAATTTAAAAAAACGTATCTGGTCAAAAATGAATTGGTCAGCCTTCGGGCCTTCCAGAGCCGGCATAGCGAGTATGCCCGGATGGAACAGAAAATCGTGAGTCTGGGAAAAGCTGGCAACCCGTCGGCGGGCCTCGCCCTGCATGCAAACCAGGGCAATGTATTGTTTCAGAAAACAATGACCCGACTTCGGGAGCTCACTCAGATTCAGTCGTCGGTGGGTAAGGAGTTATTACGAAAATCTCACCGGGATGTTCTGCAATTTGTATTCCTGTCCACCATCCAGATCGTGATGGTGATTGTGATTGGACTGATGGTACTGGGTCTGATCCGAAGCTCGAAAATGATCCATAGCAAATCGGAGCCATTCCATTTGAATTAATTAAAGGTACCCCCTAATACAAGAAACTCCGGCCAATCTGACCGGAGTTTCTGCATTATTTGCTAATTCGATTTGTTAGGTGGGTTTATAAGACTTTCGTCATCAGCGTGGCCCTCGGCTTCGGTTGGACGAGGATGAACTGCTACTTCTGCTGCTGCTCGAATTGGAGCGTGGCGAGGCTTCTGAACTGCGGCTCCGGGATGCCGGAGCTTCCATCCGAGGACTGCTGCTACTCCGGCTCGGCTGTGAGTACTCCCTGCTACTGCTGCGGGACGGTGCCTGCTCCATGCTACGGGAACGGCTCGACGAGCTACTCGACCGTGCTTCAGGTGCGCTGTAAGGGCTCGAACTCGGTGATGAAGCGCTACTCCGGCCACGACTTGATGAGCTTTCTACACTTGACCGCGTTTCGGGAGCGCTGTAAGGGCTCGAGCTGGGTGACGAAGTACTGCTCCGGGCACGGCTTGATGGCTCTCCCGATTCATAGGTGCGGCTGGATGAAGAGGCGGGACTTTCATAGCTTCTGGAACTGGCCGATGGACTGGCTGCTTCATAGCTACCCCGACTCCGGCTGGAAGTGCCCGCATCGTAGGTACGATTGGAGGTACCTCCGTTATCCGCTTCAGCGGATTGTCGCGAACTGCGGTTCGAGGTACTCGTACTATTATCGCGATCCTGGCGGTAAAGCCCGCTTTCGCTGTTGCCATTGGCACGGTAGGAGCCGTCGTTGCTTTGGCGGTTCGATGCATAGCGGCTGCCGCGTATCTCGTCGGCGCGATACACCGGCACACTGCCTCGGGTCACCTGCTCGATTTCGCTGCGGCGTGGTCCGTAGGCATACACCCGGTTGTCGTTGCGGTAGTAATTGTTAATGATTGTGGTTTGATTGTATACGTTCCGGTAGCGGTTGCCGTACACGCAGAAGCCAAATACCCGGGGGCGATAGACATAGCGCTGGGGTACAAAAACCCAGAAATTGAAGGGGATATTGAACGAAACCCCAACCCGCACACCGGGCCACAGCGGTGCCCAGCCATAGTACCCGCCGCCCGAGCGCCAGTCGACCCAGGCGGGGCCCCACTCGTAGTCAGGTACCCAGGCCCAGCCGTAGTAATCGTCGTAGAACCAGCGTCCGTAGTGGAAAGGTGCCCAGCCCCAGTCGTAGTCCGACACCCAGGTGTTGCCGTATTCGGTCATCATCCATTGCCCGTTGGTAGCGTAGGGCTGGAAGTCACGATCGACATTGTAGGGTGTCCAGATGGAACCGTACTGCGGGTGGGAAGTCCATCGCCCATAGGGCGAAAGCTCGTTATAAAAAGTTTGGAAAGATACCGACACGCCCGGCTGAGCCGAGGCAGGATTACCCAGCCAGGAGCTCAGCGCAAAGAAGGCGAACAGATAAAGGAAGCGTGATTTTTTCATGGCTATATAATTTTTGAATGCGTGGGAACTGGATGCCGGTTATTGGACAAGCTGGAATAAAAAAGGTTTAAAAGCGGATGATTATTTGCTTTTAGCAGAAAAACGCTAACATGGCCTGAAAAGTATACAAGATAAGTCGGCAAAAGATTCAATCCCTATCTCAGATATTCCGCTTACCTATCAGACAGTCTACAAAGCACTTACCCCTATCGGCTTCTTATATAATTTTCAGACTATTGAATAATCTGCCCCAGAAAGCAACAGGAACGATTCTTTACCGATTGTCAGGTCTACTTTGTATGCTTTGCATGGACACCTATCTGATTGTATTAATGATTATTGGCGTGGCTTCCCTGGGCATGGCCTGGATGCCCCGGATTTCCAAGAAAATCAAAATTTCGTATTCACTGATCTATGTCCTGTTCGGGGCGATTCTTTACATTTTTGGCGACAGTCTGCCGCTGCCCGATCCCATCCGCAAGCAGGCCTACACCGTTCACCTTACCGAACTGGTGGTGATCATTTCACTCATGGGGTCGGGCCTGAAAATCGACCGTCCCTTCTCGGTCAAGAACTGGAGCCTTCCTTTCCGGCTAATTAGCTTCACCATGCTGCTGAGCATAGGTACCATGGCTTTTTTGGCGTGGTACTA is from Salmonirosea aquatica and encodes:
- a CDS encoding MCP four helix bundle domain-containing protein, whose translation is MKWTFVIQQKMKAALLLGCIMVLVLVSVLLSRSNIEGIDKSFSSLYADRLIPTTDIVYLTESLYQKRLLMEKQFMAREENSWENVSSQLHAHNQRIDSLVGEFKKTYLVKNELVSLRAFQSRHSEYARMEQKIVSLGKAGNPSAGLALHANQGNVLFQKTMTRLRELTQIQSSVGKELLRKSHRDVLQFVFLSTIQIVMVIVIGLMVLGLIRSSKMIHSKSEPFHLN
- a CDS encoding DUF6600 domain-containing protein, which translates into the protein MKKSRFLYLFAFFALSSWLGNPASAQPGVSVSFQTFYNELSPYGRWTSHPQYGSIWTPYNVDRDFQPYATNGQWMMTEYGNTWVSDYDWGWAPFHYGRWFYDDYYGWAWVPDYEWGPAWVDWRSGGGYYGWAPLWPGVRVGVSFNIPFNFWVFVPQRYVYRPRVFGFCVYGNRYRNVYNQTTIINNYYRNDNRVYAYGPRRSEIEQVTRGSVPVYRADEIRGSRYASNRQSNDGSYRANGNSESGLYRQDRDNSTSTSNRSSRQSAEADNGGTSNRTYDAGTSSRSRGSYEAASPSASSRSYESPASSSSRTYESGEPSSRARSSTSSPSSSPYSAPETRSSVESSSSRGRSSASSPSSSPYSAPEARSSSSSSRSRSMEQAPSRSSSREYSQPSRSSSSPRMEAPASRSRSSEASPRSNSSSSRSSSSSSSNRSRGPR